The region TGCAGGACGCGGTAATAAAACCGGCGATTTCACCGTCATCCGTTTCAGCGATAAGAAATATTGAATTTGGATTAACACAATGATTTTCCAGCGTCTGGAGATCAAGCTCATAGGTTTTAAGATAAGGCTCGGTCAGCGCCTCGATATGCAAGTCGCCATTAATAAACGGCTCTCTGGCAATCTCATCAACCATGAAAGAAAAATCACAACATTCAAGACGGGCGAGGTCGGTGCTTAATCCTTTTCGAATATGCATAGTATTCCTTAAGTGGGAGTTATAAATAGATGATAGACGAAGCGGTATACCCTGCTGGCATAACACTCTGTTGATCCTGGTCTAAGCTTGTATTTCGTTCCGCGTAAAATGTGGTCATTCGAGGACAATGAATGGAATTCAGAACATGTCGCTGGCACTGGGGTGCTGAGTTTATTTCCGATGACGTGGTACGTTTTCGCGTCTGGGCTGAAGGGCAGAAAGATCTCACGTTGCGTTTAACCGACACCGACATCCCGATGGCGGCGATGGGCGACGGCTGGTTTCAGATTGACGTGCCCGGCATCCGGCACGGTACGACGTATCAGTTTGTTTTACAGGATGGAATGGCGGTGCCGGACCCGGCCTCGCGCGCGCAGCAGGCTGACGTCAATGGCCCGTCGGTAGTGATCGACCCGCGTCGCAGCCTGCCCACGCGACGGGAATGGCAAGGACGACCGTGGGAAGAGACGGTGATCTACGAGCTGCATATCGGCACCTTCACACCGGAAGGCACCTTCAGGGCGGCCATCGACAAACTGCCTTATCTCGCCGATCTGGGTATTACGCAGCTGGAAGTGATGCCCGTGTCCCAGTTCGGGGGCGCGCGCGGTTGGGGGTATGACGGCGTACTGCTGTATGCCCCGCACTCGGCGTATGGCACACCGGATGATTTTCATGCCTTCATCGATGCCGCTCACGCGCTCGGGCTTTCCGTGGTGCTGGATATCGTACTCAACCACTTTGGACCGGAAGGCAACTACCTGCCGTTACTCTCACCGGCGTTTTTCCATCAGGATCGTATGACGCCGTGGGGCAACGGTATTGCCTATGACGTTGACGCCGTCCGGCAATATATTGCCGAGGCGCCATTATTCTGGCTGTCGGAGTATCATCTCGACGGTTTGCGCTTCGATGCCATCGACCAGATCCATGACGACGCAGAGACCCATATTCTTCCCGAGATAGCGCAACGGATCCGCGACGCATTTCCGGATCGGCATATCCATCTCACCACCGAAGACAGTCGCAACGTCATTTTCCTGCATCCGCGCGATGAGCATGGTCAGACGCCGCTTTTTACCGCCGAATGGAATGATGACTTTCACAACGTCGCGCACGTCTTCGCGACCGGGGAATCACACGGCTATTACCAGGATTTTGCCTTTGAGCCGGAGAAAAAACTGGCGCGGGCGCTGGCAGAAGGGTTTGTCTACCAGGGGGAGATCTCGCTTCAGACCGGGAAATCGCGCGGGGTAGAGTGCCGCGAGCAACCGCCGCAGTTTTTTGTCGATTTTATTCAGAACCACGACCAGGTCGGCAACCGTGCCCAGGGGGAGAGGCTTATCTCTCTGGCAGGCGCAGAGAAAACGCGCGTGCTGTTCGCGGCACTGCTCCTGTCGCCCCATATTCCGCTCCTGTTTATGGGGGAGGAGTATGGCGAGACGCATCCGTTCCTCTTCTTCACCGACTTCCACGGCGACCTGGCGAAAGCGGTGCGGGAAGGGCGCGCGAAAGAGTTTTCCGGCCATGCCGGGCACGATGAAACCGTACCGGATCCTAACGACCTGAATACCTTTATGCGGTCGAAGCTTGACTGGAACAAGGCAGAAACGGAGGAAGGCAGGGCGTGGCTGCACGTTACGCGTGAACTGATTGCGCTGCGTCAGCGTAATATCGTCCCGTTACTGAAACAACGGGGCGCCGTTGAGGGTCACGTCCTGCAAACGGCGCTCGGCATGGTTGCCGTGAGCTGGCGTTTTCCGTCCGGTACGCTGTCGCTGGCGCTGAATATCGGCAAAAAGCCGCTCACTTTACCGGACCTGTCCGGAAAAACGATCTTTAGCTGGCCGGAGGCCGTCGAAAACCTGCCGCCGAACAGCATTGTTGTTCGCTTTGCTGACGGAGACGCAGCGCTATGATCCCTTCATCTACTTATCGAATTCAGTTTCGCAACGGCATGACCTTCGATCGCGTGGTGGACCTGATTCCGTATATGAAAGACCTCGGTATTAGCCATCTCTACGCGTCGCCTGTTTTCACCGCCACCACAGATTCGACCCACGGCTATGACGTGACGGATCCCAACGAAATCGACCCGGCGATTGGCGGACGAGAAGGGTTTGACCGCATGGCGGCGGCGCTTAAACAGGCGGGGATGGGGCTGATTCTGGATATCGTTCCTAACCATATGTCGACCTCGCTGGAAAACCGCTGGTGGCGCGATGTTATCGAGCACGGCAAGAAGAGCCGCTACGCAGCGTATTTTGATATCGACGGGTCCCGACCACTGACGTTGCCGTTTCTTGGCGACACCTTTGAAGCCGAGCTGGAGCGGGGAGCTATTACCTTAAAACGTGACAGTGTCACGAACAGCGCGGCGCTGGTTTACTATGATACCGCTTATCCGCTTAATCCCGGCACGTATGACGAAAGCAAGAGCATCGCTGAGATCCACGCGGCGCAAAGCTGGCGGCTGATGTCCTGGCGGGAAGCGCCGAAACAGCTTTCATGGCGGCGCTTTTTTGAAATTACCGGGCTGGTGGGCGTGCGTGTAGAGGATGAGGCGGTATTCGCAGACACGCACCGCCTGATCCTTGAGCTTGTCCACGCCGGAACTGTCGACGGCCTGCGCATTGACCATGTGGACGGGCTTGCCGATCCGCTGGGCTATTTGCAACGCCTGCGGGCGGCGACCGGGCCGGACTGCTACATCACGGTGGAGAAGATCCTCGCCAAAGGGGAACAGCTTCCCCCGGAATGGCCCGTCTCGGGCACCACGGGGTATGAGTTTATCGCCTCGCTGGCGGAAGTGCTGGTGGATGATACCAACCTCTCGCGGCTGGAGACGCTTCACGACGAGACGCTGGGTACGATCGTGGACAGACAGGCGGAACTTCGCAAAGCCAAAGGGCTGATGACCGATCGTAATTTTGAAGGCGAATTTACCACGCTACTCAAAATAGCCAGCGAGCTGGCCGGGCATAACGGCGCCGACGTGGAGCACGAGGACATTCGCCATGCCTTACGCGAGCTGCTCATCGCTTTTCCGGTGTATCGCACCTACGGCACCGCGGAGGGGCTGACGCCATCGGATGTGGCGCTGCTCAGCCGGGTGGTCGCCAGCGTCAACACCTCTGAACCCGCTCTGAGCCTGATCGTGCGTATTCTCACCGGCGATGTGCCAGAGCATGACCAGGCGCTGGCCTCGCTTTTCCGCACCCGTTTTCAGCAGCTGACCGGGCCGCTGATGGCGAAGTCGGTAGAGGATACGCTGTTCTTCCGCCATAACCTGGAGCTGGCCCTGAACGAAGTCGGCGCCGACCCGACGCCGCGCGCGTTTTCACTTTCCCGTTTTCACCAGGAGATGCGCATTCGTCTTGCCCGGCAACCCGATGCGCTACTGGGCACCTCCACCCACGACACCAAACGCGGCGAGGACGCGCGGGCGCGGCTTTACACCCTGACGGAAGCGCCAGATCTGTGGAGCGAAAACCTGGCGCGCTGGCGGCAGATGAACCAGACGCATGTCCGATTTCTTAATGACGGCACCGCGCCGAACGCCGCCGACACCTGGATGATTTTCCAGGCGCTGGCGGGCGTCTGGCCAGCCACGCTGTCGCCTGACGATCGTGACGGCCTTAAGTCACTTGAAGCGCGTTTCCTTGGTTTTATTGAGAAGGCCCTGCGCGAAGCCAAACAGCGTACCGACTGGATCGACAGCAACGAAGGGTACGAGAGCGTGGTGCTGGACTATGTGCGCCATCTGCTCTCCCCGGATAACACCCTGTTCCTGCATGATTTCAGTGCCGCACTCCAGCCGTTTATTCGGGCGGGGTTAATGAACAGCATGAGTCAGACGGTCATCAAGCTGACGGCGCCCGGCGTACCGGACATCTACCAGGGCAGTGAAGGGCTTAACTTTAGCCTGGTCGACCCGGATAACCGACGCGAACCGGATTTCACCGCACTGGCGGAAAACCTCAGCACGGCGGATGCAACCCTCTTTAACGATGCGCAACGCTGGCGAGACGGCAGCGTGAAACAGTACGTCACCGCCACGCTGTTACGGCTTAGGCCGCATTATCCCGCGCTTTTCCGCTACGGCGACTGGCTGCCGCTGAAGGTGAGCGGCGAGCGGGAGGAGAAACTGATCGTTTATGCCCGCATAAACAATGACGAGGCGCTTATCGTCGCCGTGCCGCGCCTGGTGTTTGACGTCACCGACAATGCGACGCTGTGGGCCAATACTACCGTGGCTATACCCCAGGAGCTGGCCGGAAAGCGCTACCGGGATCTGTTTACCGGTGAGCGTCGCCGTCTGCCAGAGACGCTGGATTTAACGTCTGAAAAGGGATGTTTATTGGTTCTGCTTACCTGCGATTAATCGAGAGAACAAAAATGCCAAAGGATACAACGTTTGAAATTCGGGCCGGTCATGGCCAGCAGTTGGGCGCAAATTATGACGGGAAAGGGGTGAACTTCGCCCTGTTTTCCGCCCACGCGGAGCGGGTGGAGCTTTGTCTGTTCGACCCCTCCGGGAAAACCGAAATCGCCCGCCTGGAGCTGCCGGAATATACCCATGAGGTCTGGCATGGCTATGTGCCGGATCTGAAACCGGGGGCGCTGTATGGCTACCGTGTTTATGGTCCGTACGATCCGGAGAACGGCCACCGGTTCAACCCCAATAAGTTGCTCATTGATCCCTATGCCCGTGAACTGGTGGGTGACATTGAGTGGAACGATGCCCACTTCGGCTATGAGCTGGGCCACGATGAGCTGGATCTCAGTTTTGATACCCGAGACAGCGCGCCGTTTACGCCCAAATGCAAGGTTATCGATCCCAATGCCGTTGACTGGCAAGATTCCCGCCGTCCCGATATCCCCTGGCCGCATACCGTGGTCTATGAGAGCCACGTAAAAGGCTTTACCCAGCTTAACCCGGCGATTCCGCCTGAACTGCGCGGTACGTTTGAGGGGATGGGGCATAAAGCGTCGGTGGAGTACATTAAAAGCCTCGGCATTACCTCGGTCGAACTGCTGCCGGTTCACTGGTTCCCTGACGATCAGCACCTGCTCGATCGCGGCCTGAAAAATTTCTGGGGCTATAACTCGCTCGCTTTCTTTGCGCCAGCGTCCCGCTATTACGGCCCGGCGGGGATCCAGGGGTTCCGCGACATGGTGCGTGCCTATCATGACGCGGGTATCGAGGTGATCCTCGACGTGGTCTATAACCACACGGCAGAGGGCAACGAACTGGGGCCAACCCTGTCGTTCAAAGGGATTGATAACTTCTGCTATTACCGCACCATGCCGGATCAGCACCGGTATTACATCAACGACACCGGCACCGGGAACACCGTTAACACGTCGCACCCGCGCGTGTTGCAGATGGTCATGGACTCCCTGCGTTACTGGGCGGAATCGATGCAGATTGATGGTTTCCGCTTTGACCTCGGGACCATTCTCGGACGTGAGCCGGAGGGATTCGATCCGCGCGGCGGCTTCTTCGATGCCGTGACCCAGGATCCGGTGCTGTCGAAGCTGAAGCTCATCGGTGAGCCGTGGGATATCGGCCCCGGCGGGTATCAGGTGGGGGGCTTCCCGCCAGGCTGGGGTGAGTGGAACGACAAGTACCGCGACACGGTGCGCGAATACTGGAAGGGGGATAACGTCTCTAACGATTTTGCCGCCCGTCTGTTAGGGTCCGGTGATTTGTACGATCTGCGCGGGCGTCGTCCGTGGGCCAGCGTCAATTTTATCACCGCGCATGACGGCTTCACGCTCAACGACCTGGTGTCGTACAACGAGAAGCATAACGCCGATAACGGGGAAGATAATAACGACGGACACAACGATAACCGGTCATATAACTACGGCGAAGAGGGGCCGACGGAAAACCCGGATATCATCGCCACCCGCGAGCGACAAAAGCGCAACTTCCTTACCACGCTCTTCTTCTCTCACGGCACGCCGATGCTGCTGGCAGGTGATGAGTTTGGCCGGACGCAAAAGGGCAATAACAACGGCTATTGTCAGGACAGCGAAATCTCCTGGGTAAACTGGGAAGGACTCACTGAAAACGACGAGAAGCTGCGCGAGTTTACCCGTCGGTTGATTGCCCTTCGCGCTGAGCAGCCGCTGCTGCGACGTGAAAACTGGCGCGACGGGCTGGAGATCCGCTGGTTTAACGCCGGTGGCGGCCCGCAGCAGTCGGAACAGTGGGATGAGGGATCCACCCTTGGTCTCGCCATCAGCCGTCCTGATCTTGTGCAGGAAGAGAGCGTCTGGCACGACGTGCTGATGCTGTTTAACCCGTTTGAAGGCACGGTGCCATTCCAGATCCCGCAGTTTGGCGAAGGGGGCTGGGTGCTGGAACTCTCGACGGCGGATGATGCCCCCACAGGGGAGATCATCACGGACTCCGTCGATTATGAACTGGCCGGACGGAGTATGACGCTTTTCCGCCGTCCTTAAAGAGAAGCCGCCGCGCGTGCGGCGGTATCGTACAGGGAGGAGATCGCGCGGAGTAACTGCGCGGTCTCACCAATCGACGCACCCGGAATGCCGCTTTCCGCATGAATGTTGATCAGGCAGGCTTCCCGCACCTCCCGGTACTTCATGCACAGCGCTTTTCCCTCCTCCGTGGTGGAGAAAAAAAGCTCTTTTCCGGCTTTCTCGCTGGTGACATATCCCGCCTTGACCAGCTTTTTCAGCGCATACGTGACCACATGCGTATCTTCCACGTTCAGCACAAAGCAGATATCAGCCAGCTTTTTCTTACGGTTGCGGTGGTTCACGTGGTGCAGAAGCGAAACGTCAAAGGCCCCCATATCCGGTTCACCCGCTGCGGTCATACAGCGCACCATCCATTTGTTAAACGCATTGCTGGTCATGATCAGCGCATATTCCAGCTCTGATAATTCCGCACACCGCTCTGAGACGAGATGACGGGATGAGACGATACGCCCGTCCGTTATATCGTCGTGGTTTAACGCTGTCGTCTTTTTCTTTGTCGTCATAACGATCCTTCCCCCGAAATGTAAACCCGTCGATAAAATAAGAACATTTTATTGATAAATTGTTTACATGTTTTTGACGTTCAGATATAGCTTTTTAGTGCAGGTTCTGTGGAGCCTGACGCAAAACACAACATCGCGCGCCGTAATGCACCGGCTTCGCTCTGCTGCGAAGTATAAAAAATAGCCGTCGGCGCGCAACGCTCACTTTGGATAGGGTAACGTTTATGGACAGTTCTACACTGTTGCCACTTATCGGGATTCCGGTGGTGGTTATAGGTTTTGCACTGCGTTTCAACCCGCTGCTGGTGGTCGTGGTGGCGGGGCTGGCGACGGGCCTGCTGGTTGGCATGGATTTCGGGATGCTGCTGGAAACCTTTGGCGAAAAGTTTGTGAATAGCCGATCGCTGGCCACCTTCATTCTGATTCTGCCGGTCATTGGTCTGCTGGAGTATTACGGACTGAAAGAGCGCGCGCAGGCCTGGGTCGCGAAGATCGCCAGCGCCACCTCGGCGCGTATCCTGATGCTCTACTTTGTCGCCCGCGAAGGGACGGCTGCGCTGGGGCTGATGTCACTCGGCGGCCACGCGCAAACGGTGCGTCCGCTGCTGGCGCCGATGGCGGAAGGGGCGGCCCTGAATGAATACGGCGAACTGCCGCAGACTATTCGCGACAAAATCAAAGCCCATGCCGCCGCGTGTGACAATATCGCGGTTTTCTTTGGGGAAGATATCTTTATCGCCTTTGGCGCGGTACTGCTGATTGACGCGTTCCTGAAAGAGAACGGGATCGAGGGGATCGAGCCGCTGCATATCGGCCTGTGGGCTATTCCGACCGCTATTGCGGCACTGATCATTCATATGACGCGCCTGCTGCGCCTCGACGCCAGCATTCGTCGCGACGTGATGGCCTGGAAAGCAGAGCAGGGTACGCAGGAGATCGCACCATGATGACCCTCATCACCATTAACCGCGTGTACTACCTGATCGGCTTTGTCGTGATGCTGCTGGTTGTGATGACCCTTCGCGATCGCGCTAACCCGAAACGCTTTACCACCGCGCTGTTCTGGTTCTTGTTCGGCGGGATTTTCCTGTTTGGCGATCTGATGGTGCAGGAGCTGGGCAAGTCGCTGGCGTATCGCATTATTGGCGGCGCCGTTATCGTGATTGCGCTGCTGGCCGGTTTCGGGCTGGTCGGGAAGGGGCACTATAAAATGGCTACCGAGGAGGAGCGCGTTGCCTCGTCGAACCGGCTAAAAAACTGGCTGTTTTTACCCGCGTTGATGATCCCGGTGGTGACGGTGATCGGGACGCTGTTCCTGAAGGGCGTCTCGATCGGCGGCGTTTACCTGCTCGACCAGAAACAGCTCACCCTGGCGGCGCTGTGCGTGGCCTGCGTGGCGGCGATCCTCACGGGCTGGTGGCTGACAAAAGGCACGCCGTTGCATGCGGTGCGTCAGTCTCGTCGGTTGGTCGATACCATTGGCTGGGCGGTGATCCTCCCGCAGATGCTCGCCATGCTCGGCGGGGTGTTTGTGGTGGCAAATACCGGCGAATCGGTACAAAAGGTGGTCAGCCTGTTTGTGAACCCGGACAGCCGCTTCATGCTGGTGGTCATTTACTGCGTGGGGATGGCGCTGTTTACCATGATCATGGGTAACGCCTTCGCTGCCTTCCCGGTGTTAAGCGCCGGTATCGCTCTGCCGTTCCTGATTAACGTCCATCATGGTAATCCGGCGCCGCTGCTGGCTATCGGGATGTACGCGGGCTACTGCGGCACGCTGATGACGCCGATGGCCGCTAACTTCAACATCGTGCCCGCCGCGCTGCTGGAGCTAAAAGACAAATATCAGGTCATCAAGATCCAGATCCCGACCGCGTTAACCCTGCTGGTGGTGAACGTGTTCTTAATGTATTTCCTCGTGTTTCGCTAAGGAGCTGCAATGGAATTAACGCAACATCAGGCTGACGCCTTCGCCAGAATGCCGTTGACCTATTTACGTCAGGAATACCCGAACCACATTATGCATCTGCTCAACGACGACGGCGACGTGTTGCCGCCTCGCGAGCTGCATCCGATTTTTTACGGCTGTTTTGACTGGCACTCGGCGGTGCACGGCTACTGGCTGCTGCTGCGCTGCCTGCGCCTCTGGCCCGAACTGCCGTGCCGGGAAGAGATCATCACTCTGTTCGAAGAACACCTGACCGACGAGAAGGTGGCAAAGGAGCTGGCCTATTTTACCGCGCCGTTCCGCGCATCGTTTGAGCGGCCTTATGGTTACGGCTGGCTGCTGGCGCTGGCCCAGGAGCTGAAACAGTCGTCGCTGCCGCAGGCGGAGCGCTGGTACCAGACGCTGCAACCGTTAACGCGGGATATTCGCCAGCGGCTGGTGGATTACCTCAGCAAGCTCACCTATCCCATCCGCGTCGGCACGCACTACAACACCGCATTTGCGCTCGCACTGGGGCTGGATTATGCCCGGGCGGTGACGGATGACGGGCTTGAACAGGCGATCCTGGACGCGGCGACGCGCTTTTATCATAAGGACACGCAATATCCGGCGCATTATGAGCCGGGCGGCGACGAGTATATTTCCGGGGCGCTGACCGAGGCGTTACTGATGAGTAAGGTGGTGGCGAATTTCCCGGCCTGGTTCGATGCGTTTCTGCCGGAGGTGGCTTGCGTTTCAGCGCTGATGAACCCGGCAGAGGTGAGCGACCGCACCGACCCGAAAATCGCACATCTGGACGGGCTTAACCTCAGCCGCGCCTGGTGTATGAAGCACATAGCCCGTGCTCTGCCGGAAAACCACCCGGCGCAGCAGGCGTTACGCGATGCCGTTGCGCGTCATCTCTCGGCAAGCGTGGAGCATGTTGTCGGCAGTCACTACAGCGGCGGACACTGGCTGGCGAGTTTTGCGCTGCTGGCGCTGGAGTAGGGCTAGTTATATTTTCGCGCTCATCCTGTTTCCGCAGGATGAGTGATTTTACGCAACCGGCTCGCGCTGACGACGACCGATACCGCAGAAGCTGCGGCGGCGATCCACAGCGCAACATGAATTGACCTGTCATCTGTTGCCAGCAAAACGCCCACGGCGGCGGCGCCCAGACACTGCCCGAATGTGCGCATAATGGATAAAACACCGGATGCATAGCTCGCATGCTCACGACTAACGTTTGAGAGCATTTCACGGTTATTGGGACTCTGGAAGCAGCCAAACCCCATTCCGCACACCAGACTCCGCAGACAGATATCCCACATTGAAGGGCGGTCGGGTAACATCGCCAGCAGGATCAAACCGACGACAAAAATCATCAGCCCCAGGGTGGATATCACCGGGGCTGAAATTGTGTCCGCCCACCGGCCTGCATGCGGCGCAATCAGCACGATGCCTAACGGCCACGGCGTAAACAGCAGGGCAGAGACCACCGGACTGTAGCCGTATTCGCTCTGAAACAGGAAGGGCAGCGCAATAAAAGTGATCCCCTGGCTGACAAAAGCGATCATCGACGTGAAGGCCGCGAGGGTAAAACGTTCATTTTTAAACATGGTCGGCGGCAGTAAGGGGTTATCCGTGCGGCGGATCTGCCAGATAAACGCCGTGCCGCTTAGCGCGGCGACAACCGTCCAGCAAAGGCTAGCGAGGTGATAGGTCGCGTCCTGGAGGCTGTTTGCCGCCATGATCGTCGACCCCAACAGCAGCGCTGACAATATGGCGCCCGGGGTGTCGAAGGGCATTTGCTTGCGAACCGCCTCCCGCGGCAGCGCGCTGACCGCCAGCAGTAAGGCGAAGGCGCCTGGGATAATGTTTATCGCAAACAGCCATTGCCAGCTCAGGGTGTGAAGGATCGTTCCGCCCAATACCGGCCCGATAGCGGAACTGGAGGCGATGAGCAGGGCGTGCAAACCCAGAATGCGGCCAAGCACTCGTCCGGGAAATACGGACCGCAGTATTGCGGGGGCAATACTGAGCGTCGCCGCGCCGCCGATCCCCTGAAGCACACGCATGCCGATGAGCACTTCAGGAGATTTCGCCAGCGCGCAACCCAGTGATGTCAGAGTAAATGTCGCCAGACCTGCCAGAAATACGGGTCGGTAACCCAGGCGGGCCGCAAGCGCCGCGAATATCGCCAGCGTCATTGCGGCCGCGAGCAGATAACCGTTGGCGAACCAGACGGCAAGACTGGCAGGTACATGCATCTCCTGGGCCATGGAAGGCAGGGCAATGTTGATCATGGTGCCATCAAACACGCCCATTAAGGTGGTGGTCATTATTGCGGCCATCACCCGTGCGCGCGCTGGGCCAGGCAGTCCTTCGTCGCCGGGTTGAGTGGAAAAGAGCGTCATCATGTGTCCTCTGAGAACCGTGTATGGATGACAAAACTATAAAGCTGGCTTTTACAGGGC is a window of Enterobacter hormaechei ATCC 49162 DNA encoding:
- a CDS encoding MFS transporter is translated as MTLFSTQPGDEGLPGPARARVMAAIMTTTLMGVFDGTMINIALPSMAQEMHVPASLAVWFANGYLLAAAMTLAIFAALAARLGYRPVFLAGLATFTLTSLGCALAKSPEVLIGMRVLQGIGGAATLSIAPAILRSVFPGRVLGRILGLHALLIASSSAIGPVLGGTILHTLSWQWLFAINIIPGAFALLLAVSALPREAVRKQMPFDTPGAILSALLLGSTIMAANSLQDATYHLASLCWTVVAALSGTAFIWQIRRTDNPLLPPTMFKNERFTLAAFTSMIAFVSQGITFIALPFLFQSEYGYSPVVSALLFTPWPLGIVLIAPHAGRWADTISAPVISTLGLMIFVVGLILLAMLPDRPSMWDICLRSLVCGMGFGCFQSPNNREMLSNVSREHASYASGVLSIMRTFGQCLGAAAVGVLLATDDRSIHVALWIAAAASAVSVVVSASRLRKITHPAETG
- a CDS encoding winged helix DNA-binding protein; this translates as MTTKKKTTALNHDDITDGRIVSSRHLVSERCAELSELEYALIMTSNAFNKWMVRCMTAAGEPDMGAFDVSLLHHVNHRNRKKKLADICFVLNVEDTHVVTYALKKLVKAGYVTSEKAGKELFFSTTEEGKALCMKYREVREACLINIHAESGIPGASIGETAQLLRAISSLYDTAARAAASL
- the glgX gene encoding glycogen debranching protein GlgX translates to MPKDTTFEIRAGHGQQLGANYDGKGVNFALFSAHAERVELCLFDPSGKTEIARLELPEYTHEVWHGYVPDLKPGALYGYRVYGPYDPENGHRFNPNKLLIDPYARELVGDIEWNDAHFGYELGHDELDLSFDTRDSAPFTPKCKVIDPNAVDWQDSRRPDIPWPHTVVYESHVKGFTQLNPAIPPELRGTFEGMGHKASVEYIKSLGITSVELLPVHWFPDDQHLLDRGLKNFWGYNSLAFFAPASRYYGPAGIQGFRDMVRAYHDAGIEVILDVVYNHTAEGNELGPTLSFKGIDNFCYYRTMPDQHRYYINDTGTGNTVNTSHPRVLQMVMDSLRYWAESMQIDGFRFDLGTILGREPEGFDPRGGFFDAVTQDPVLSKLKLIGEPWDIGPGGYQVGGFPPGWGEWNDKYRDTVREYWKGDNVSNDFAARLLGSGDLYDLRGRRPWASVNFITAHDGFTLNDLVSYNEKHNADNGEDNNDGHNDNRSYNYGEEGPTENPDIIATRERQKRNFLTTLFFSHGTPMLLAGDEFGRTQKGNNNGYCQDSEISWVNWEGLTENDEKLREFTRRLIALRAEQPLLRRENWRDGLEIRWFNAGGGPQQSEQWDEGSTLGLAISRPDLVQEESVWHDVLMLFNPFEGTVPFQIPQFGEGGWVLELSTADDAPTGEIITDSVDYELAGRSMTLFRRP
- a CDS encoding DUF969 domain-containing protein — translated: MDSSTLLPLIGIPVVVIGFALRFNPLLVVVVAGLATGLLVGMDFGMLLETFGEKFVNSRSLATFILILPVIGLLEYYGLKERAQAWVAKIASATSARILMLYFVAREGTAALGLMSLGGHAQTVRPLLAPMAEGAALNEYGELPQTIRDKIKAHAAACDNIAVFFGEDIFIAFGAVLLIDAFLKENGIEGIEPLHIGLWAIPTAIAALIIHMTRLLRLDASIRRDVMAWKAEQGTQEIAP
- a CDS encoding DUF979 domain-containing protein, which encodes MMTLITINRVYYLIGFVVMLLVVMTLRDRANPKRFTTALFWFLFGGIFLFGDLMVQELGKSLAYRIIGGAVIVIALLAGFGLVGKGHYKMATEEERVASSNRLKNWLFLPALMIPVVTVIGTLFLKGVSIGGVYLLDQKQLTLAALCVACVAAILTGWWLTKGTPLHAVRQSRRLVDTIGWAVILPQMLAMLGGVFVVANTGESVQKVVSLFVNPDSRFMLVVIYCVGMALFTMIMGNAFAAFPVLSAGIALPFLINVHHGNPAPLLAIGMYAGYCGTLMTPMAANFNIVPAALLELKDKYQVIKIQIPTALTLLVVNVFLMYFLVFR
- the treY gene encoding malto-oligosyltrehalose synthase, whose translation is MIPSSTYRIQFRNGMTFDRVVDLIPYMKDLGISHLYASPVFTATTDSTHGYDVTDPNEIDPAIGGREGFDRMAAALKQAGMGLILDIVPNHMSTSLENRWWRDVIEHGKKSRYAAYFDIDGSRPLTLPFLGDTFEAELERGAITLKRDSVTNSAALVYYDTAYPLNPGTYDESKSIAEIHAAQSWRLMSWREAPKQLSWRRFFEITGLVGVRVEDEAVFADTHRLILELVHAGTVDGLRIDHVDGLADPLGYLQRLRAATGPDCYITVEKILAKGEQLPPEWPVSGTTGYEFIASLAEVLVDDTNLSRLETLHDETLGTIVDRQAELRKAKGLMTDRNFEGEFTTLLKIASELAGHNGADVEHEDIRHALRELLIAFPVYRTYGTAEGLTPSDVALLSRVVASVNTSEPALSLIVRILTGDVPEHDQALASLFRTRFQQLTGPLMAKSVEDTLFFRHNLELALNEVGADPTPRAFSLSRFHQEMRIRLARQPDALLGTSTHDTKRGEDARARLYTLTEAPDLWSENLARWRQMNQTHVRFLNDGTAPNAADTWMIFQALAGVWPATLSPDDRDGLKSLEARFLGFIEKALREAKQRTDWIDSNEGYESVVLDYVRHLLSPDNTLFLHDFSAALQPFIRAGLMNSMSQTVIKLTAPGVPDIYQGSEGLNFSLVDPDNRREPDFTALAENLSTADATLFNDAQRWRDGSVKQYVTATLLRLRPHYPALFRYGDWLPLKVSGEREEKLIVYARINNDEALIVAVPRLVFDVTDNATLWANTTVAIPQELAGKRYRDLFTGERRRLPETLDLTSEKGCLLVLLTCD
- a CDS encoding DUF2891 domain-containing protein — protein: MELTQHQADAFARMPLTYLRQEYPNHIMHLLNDDGDVLPPRELHPIFYGCFDWHSAVHGYWLLLRCLRLWPELPCREEIITLFEEHLTDEKVAKELAYFTAPFRASFERPYGYGWLLALAQELKQSSLPQAERWYQTLQPLTRDIRQRLVDYLSKLTYPIRVGTHYNTAFALALGLDYARAVTDDGLEQAILDAATRFYHKDTQYPAHYEPGGDEYISGALTEALLMSKVVANFPAWFDAFLPEVACVSALMNPAEVSDRTDPKIAHLDGLNLSRAWCMKHIARALPENHPAQQALRDAVARHLSASVEHVVGSHYSGGHWLASFALLALE
- the treZ gene encoding malto-oligosyltrehalose trehalohydrolase, with product MEFRTCRWHWGAEFISDDVVRFRVWAEGQKDLTLRLTDTDIPMAAMGDGWFQIDVPGIRHGTTYQFVLQDGMAVPDPASRAQQADVNGPSVVIDPRRSLPTRREWQGRPWEETVIYELHIGTFTPEGTFRAAIDKLPYLADLGITQLEVMPVSQFGGARGWGYDGVLLYAPHSAYGTPDDFHAFIDAAHALGLSVVLDIVLNHFGPEGNYLPLLSPAFFHQDRMTPWGNGIAYDVDAVRQYIAEAPLFWLSEYHLDGLRFDAIDQIHDDAETHILPEIAQRIRDAFPDRHIHLTTEDSRNVIFLHPRDEHGQTPLFTAEWNDDFHNVAHVFATGESHGYYQDFAFEPEKKLARALAEGFVYQGEISLQTGKSRGVECREQPPQFFVDFIQNHDQVGNRAQGERLISLAGAEKTRVLFAALLLSPHIPLLFMGEEYGETHPFLFFTDFHGDLAKAVREGRAKEFSGHAGHDETVPDPNDLNTFMRSKLDWNKAETEEGRAWLHVTRELIALRQRNIVPLLKQRGAVEGHVLQTALGMVAVSWRFPSGTLSLALNIGKKPLTLPDLSGKTIFSWPEAVENLPPNSIVVRFADGDAAL